CCTCGGGCGGCTCCTGCGGCGTTTCAGCGACCACCCCAACGTGGGGGATGTAAGGCACGTGGGGCTCGTGGCGGGCATAGAGCTGGTAAGGGACCGGGCCTCGAAGGAACCGTTCCCGCCCTCGATGCGCGTGGGACGGCGCATAACCCTGGCCGCCGCGAGGCGGGGGCTCATAACGCGCCCCCTGGGCGATACGCTCGTCATAATGCCGCCCCTGTCCATAAGGCCCGGCGAGCTCAGGCGGCTTGTGGATATACTCTACGACTCGATGGTCGAGGTGCTGGGCTGAACCGCCCGGCGGGAGCAGAGGTTGAGCGGCCCGAACAGGATATTCTTCATAACGGCCACCGACACGGGCGTGGGCAAGACGTTCGTCACGGCCTCCATGGCCGTCGCCCTGCGCTTAAGGGGGGTGGACGTGGGTGTCATGAAGCCTGTAGAGAGCGGCTGCTCCGAGGAGGACGGCGGGCTCGTCCCCCACGACGCCGTGGTGCTCAGGAGGGCCGCCGCAGTGGACGACCCGCTGGAGCTCGTCTCGCCCTGCCGCTTCAGCCATCCCCTGGCGCCGAGCATAGCCTCAGGCCTCGAGGGCAGAAGCGTAGACTTCGAGAAGATTGTGGACTGCTGCGAAACGCTGGCCGCCCGCCACGACGTGCTGCTCATCGAGGGCGTGGGAGGCTTCTTCGTCCCCCTGGACGAGCAGAACACGGTGGCCGATCTCATACGGCTTCTCCGCGTGCCCGCCATCGTCGTCGCCGCCTCGAGACTGGGCGTCATAAACCACCTGATGCTCACCCTCTGCTGCGCTGAGGTGAGGGGCGTTGAGGTCAAGGCCATAGTCGTCAACCACCCCACGGCCATGCGCCTCGACGCGCCCGAGGACGAGAGCATCCACCACAACCTCGACGAGATCCGCCGCATAACCGACATACCGGTCATCGGCGAGGTCCCCCACATAAACGAGGACGACCCCTACGGTGCCGCCGCCCCGACCATCGGTGTCGACTGGATGCTCTTCTGACGCTTCTCCGGGGCCGCCCGGCGAGGTCGCGCCCCTTGCCGCCTCTCACTTCTGGCGGGGCCGCCCCGACGCGCGTTTGCGGGGGCTACGTTCAAGGGTCTCTTCGCCCCGCCGTCTCGACCCTGTTGCGTCCCTTCTTCTTGGCGTCGTAGAGGGCGTTGTCGGTCCTCGTTATGAAGGTGTCGATCGTGTCGCCGTCTTCGAGTTCGGCCACGCCGAAGCTCGCCGTCAGCCCCGGTATCTCCTCGAAGGGACCAGCCTCGATGCGGCCGCGCACCCTCTCGGCGAGTCTCACCGCTTCCTGCAGGCCCGTCTCCGGCGCCACGATGACGAACTCCTCGCCTCCCCAGCGGGTGAGGGAGTCGGACCTCCTCAGGGTCGCCCTCGCTATGTCGGCCACCGTCTTCAGGGCCCTGTCGCCGGCCATGTGGCCGAACGTGTCGTTTACGGCCTTGAAGTGGTCTATGTCGAACATGATGAGCGAGAGCCTGCGTCCGTAGCGCCGGACCCGCTCGACCTCGGCCTCCATGATCCTGTTGAACTCGCCGCGGTTGAAGGCGCCGGTAAGGGGGTCGGTGACGGCCTGCTTCTTGATCTCGCTCTCCATCCTCTTGCGCTCGGTGATGTCCGTTATGACCTGGGCCAGGTACATGGGGCTGCCTATCTTGTCGCGCATGAGGAAGAAGCTCTCGAAGGTCGGTATGGACTCTCCCGAGCCGGAGACGAGCTCGAGCTCTCCCGTCCACTGCCCCCGCTCGAGCACGGCGGGGACCACGCTATCCTCGACGTGCCCGCGAAGCTCCGGGGGATAGAAGGAGAGGAAGAAGTCCCCCGTCGCCTCCTCGGGCTTTTCCACCCCGATCATCCTGGCCAGCGCCGGATTCATGTACTTTATCCTGCCGTCGAGCGTGCTTATGACGAGCCCCTCGCCGGCCGTGTCGACAAACCGGTGGAAGAGCATGAGGGCTTCTTCGGTCTCCTTGCGGGCCGTTATGTCGCGGACGCTGAAGACGAAACGCAGCCTTTCGCCGCCCTCCATCCTGTCTATGCCGAGCTCGATGGGAAAGGTGGAGCCGTCCTTCCTCACACCGGTGGTCTCGCAGCTCTTGTCGATGATCCTGCTCACGTTGTAGGTCAGGTGATAGGGGACGCCGCCGCGGCTGAGGTAGAAGCCCGGTATGAGGAGCCGGATATCGCGGCCCGGCAGCTCGCCAGGGTCGTAGCCGAACATCTCCTCGGCGCTGGGGTTTAGCGTCTCTATCGTCAGGTCGTCGTTTATGGTGATCACGCCGTCGACGATGCTGTTGAATATGGCGCGCAGCCTCCTCTCGCTCTCCTGGATGCGCCGGTCGTCCTCCATGTGGATGAGCTCGCTGGCCGCGCGGGCGGCGAATACGTTGAGCAGCGACTCGGCGTCGGGTGCGGCGGACATGGGCCTGGTGTCCATGACGGCCATGTGGCCCACGATCACCCCGTCCGGCCCCTTGAGCGGTATGGCCCTGTAACTCTCTATGCCGTTGTCGCTCAGCCACCGGTCGTTGGGAAAGGCGCGGGCCACCGCCGAGCTGAAGTGCACGGCCTCGCCATCGACGACCAGGCCGCAGGGCGTGCCCTCGGTGTCGTACTCGAAGCCCTCGCCCCAGTCCCTGCCGGTCCACAGCGAGATGATGCGGCAGCGCTTGCCCTTCCGGCCGGCTGCGAGCTTGGCTATGAAGGCGTAACGGACGCCGAGCGCCGAGGCGAGACTCTTGGTGAGATTGTTGAGGAAGTCTTCGGAGTGGTGCGATGAAGTGCCCTGGACGAGATAGTGGAGCCGCTGGTTGGCGAGCCTGTAGCCCTCGGCCGCCTTCTCAAGCTCGGCGACCCTGCGCGTGAGCCTGGAGACTTCCTCCAGAAGCTCCCGCCTCGTCTTCCCGGCTTCACCCATCGTCTTCGCTCCCCGACCGTTCAAACAGTCGTAGAGTATATACGATCCTTACGCTCATTTCCACTCTCTTCGGGAAGAGGGCAAGAGAAAAAACACAACGCCCTGCGGATCATACCGAGTAATCAATTTGCCGGCGGCGCTCCCCTGGGGGGTCGGGCCGCAAAGGCGTAAAAATCCCGCCTGGCGCGGGCCGACCCCCCAGGGGAGCGCCGCCGGGCAGCCCGCGTTCCCTGTCCCTTAAGGCTCAGGCCAGGCGCGCCCTCGCGTAGAGCACGTTGTAGGTGGCAGGAAGGGGGCCGTCGCCGAAGCTTTCCTTGTAGAGACGGGCCGTCTCTTCGATGAGGCGCCGGGCGCCGAGTCCGGCCGGGCCGGCGGCGGCAGGAGCGAGGGCGCCGATCTGTTTGAGCGTGCGCAGGAGGTCGATTAAGCCTGCGTAGCGCCTGACCACGGGGCGCTCTTCAAGCTCCGCATACCGGAAACCGGCGGCGCGCAGCGCCTCCTCCACCTCCGGGGCGGCGGCGAAGTCCATGAAGCTTGTGCGCCCGGTCCCGCCGACAATCTCCTCGGCCGCTCGATAACAGCCGCGCAGCTCCCTGAGCGTGCCGCTTGCGAGCGTGGCGAAGACGAGCGTTCCTCCCGGCGCAAGCACCCTGGCCGCCTCGGCAAGGGCGTTATCGAGCGACGAGGCCCACTGGTAGGCGAGACTGGAGATCACCATGTGGAAGGCATCGTCCCTGAAGGGGAGGGCCTCGAAGTCGCAGGCCACCTGCGCGCCGCCCTTGCTCCGCGCCCTCTCGACCATGGGCAGGGCGAGGTCGCAGGCCGTTACAAGGGCGTCCGGCCGTCGTCGCAGAAAGGCCTCCATGCACCAGCCGGTGCCGCAGCCGGCGTCGAGGACCCGGGGAGGCGAGGGCGGCGCATGGAGAGCGGCCATGCGGGCCACGGTCAGGGCCGTTTCGTGCTGGAGCCCGCCGTAGCGCTCGTAGGTGGCGGCGGCCCTCGAAAAGGACCGTTTAAGGCGCTCGCGCGCGTCCAGTCCCCGACGGCACGGGGCCTCGACGGGGGCGCATCGCGCCGTTACTCCCTCATCTCTCATTGCCTCAGTCCCGTCATATCAAGGTGTTGCAGAAACTTGTTCATAATCTCCATGAATTCTTTCGGCCTCGTGAGAAAGGGGGCGTGGCCCGCGCCCTCAATCTCGGCCAGCTCGGCCCGCCTCAGCCTCTCGGCGAGGAAGCGGCCCGCGCCGACGGGGCAGACGCCGTCGCATGCGCCGTGGACGACGAGCGTCGGCGCCTCGACGGCGGCGAGTCTCCGGCGCAGGTCCGCCGTATCGAGGGCCCTGAGGGCTGCGAGCATGGAAGCGCCGTCGCGTCGGTCCTTTCTGCCGGTGTAGAGGGAGAGGAAGCGTCGCGCCCCGTCACTGGCAAGCTCCTCGCCGGTGAAACAGAGGGGGTAGAACCTCTCGAGGGCCGCCGCCGGGTCGCGCTCCACGTCGCGGATCATCCGCCTTACCAGCGCCGCCGACTGGCCCCAGGGAAAGTCGCGCCGCCGCGTAAAGCAGGGCGAGGCGCCGACGAGCACGAGGGCCGCGAAGCGCGCCGGCTCCCTCGCCGCCGCCTCGATGAGGACCTTCGCCCCCAGCGACCATCCGACGGCGACGAAAGGCCCCCCTGCGCCGGTGCTGCCGAGCAGCTCCCTCACGGCCGGCTCGAGCCCCGGCGCGCTCCAGGGCGTGGCGGCGCGGCCGTGGCCCGGCAGGTCGAGGTTGAGCGCCGGGCCGCGGGCGAGCTCCCGGGCCGCATCGTCCCAGACCCGCGAGTCGCAGGCCCAGCCGTGGAGGAAGAGAAAGGCCGGTCTCACGACGGAAGCCTCTCGACGACCCCCGTCAGGGCGGCGGCGAGCCGCTCGATGTCGCTTGCTTCGTGGAGGGCCGACAGGGTTATGCGAAGGCGCGCCAGCCCCTGCGGCACCGTGGGCGGGCGTATGGCCTGCACGAAAAAACCTTCCTCCAGGAGCGCCCGGCTCGCCGCCACGGCCGACTCGTTCGAGCCCGTGACGACCGGCACTATGGGGGTTCCGTCTCCCGGGGGCGCGAGGCCGGCGGCGGCGAGGAGGCCGCGCAGCAGGGCCGTGTTGGCGGCGAGCCTCTTTCTCGGTCCGTCGTCCTTTTCGACGAGGTCTATGGCCGCCATCGACGCGGCGCACTGGGCCGGAGGCAGGGCGGTCGTATAGATGTAGGAGCGGGCCCTGTTCCTCAGATACTCGACGAGCGGACGGGGGCCGGCCGCGTATGCGCCGAAGGAACCAAGGGCCTTGCCGAGCGTGCCCATCTCTACGAGCCTCGGGCTCTCGACGGAGAAGAGCTCCGCCGTGCCGCGGCCTCCGGGACCGATAACGCCCGTTGCGTGGGCGTCGTCGACTATCACCAGGGCGTCGTAGCGCTCGGCGAGGGCGACGATCTCGTCGAGGGGGGCTATGGTGCCGTCCATGCTGAAGACACCGTCCGTTACTATGAGCCTGCGCCTCGCTTTCGAGCGCCGCAGGGCCGCCTCCAGGGCCTCCATGTCCCTGTGCGGATAGCGCCGCAGCCGTGCCCGCGAGAGCACGACGCCGTCGAAGATGGAGGCGTGGTCGAGCCTGTCGCAGAAGACCTCGTCGTCGCGGCCGGCGAGGGCCTGGAGCAGCCCCAGGTTTGCGTGGTAGCCGGAGTTGAAGAGCATGGCCGCCTCCGCTCCCTTGAAGGCCGCTATGCGCTCTTCGAGCCTTGCGTGAAGCTCCATGGTGCCGCTTACGAGCCTCGAGGCGCCGGCACCCGCGCCGTAGCGCTCGAGGGCCCCGGCGGCGGCCTCCTTCAGGGCCCGGTGCGATGCGAGGCCGAGGTAGTCGTTGGAGCAGAAGAGAAGGACCCTTCGCCCCGCGATCTCGACGGACCGCCCCTGCGCTCCGGCAATGACCGGGGGGGTTCGCGCAAGGCCGTTGCGGTCGAGCTCTTCGAGCAGGGCGTCGAAGTCCATGACCCGGCCGCCGAGCTCAGTTGCGGGGCCGAAGCCCCATGTCGCGGACCATCTGCAGGTCCTCTTCCGGCGGGCTTCCGGCCGTGGTCAGGTAGTCGCCTATCATCATGCCGTTAGCGCCGGCCGTGAAGATGAGGGGCTGGAGGCTTCTCAGGTTCACTTGCCGGCCGCCGCACACGATTATGTCCTTTGCTGGCAGCATGAAGCGGTAGAGGGCGATTATGCGCAGGCACTCCCTGGGAGTGAGGTTTCGGGCCCCTTCGAGCGGGGTGCCCGGCCTGGGGTTGAGGAAATTCACGGGGACCGAGTCGACGTCGAGGTCGCGCAGCGTGACGGCGAGCTCCACCCGCTGGGCCCGGCTCTCGCCGAGGCCGAAGACCCCGCCCGAGCAGACGTAGAGGCCCAGCTCCTTCGCGGCCCTCACGGTCTCCACGTCGTCGTCGTAGGCGTGGGTCGTGCAGACCTCGGGGAAGAAACTTCGCGCCGTTTCGAGGTTGTGGTGGTAGCTATGGAGCCCCGCTTCCTTGAGGACCCTCAGCGTGCCGGCCGAGACCGTGCCGAGCGAAGCGCAGCTCTCGAGCCCCGTGGACTCCCTTATGCGGGCCACGGCGTCCTTGAGCACCGCCACGTCGCGCTCCTTCTCCACGGCCGTGCCGCTCGCCACGATGGAGAACTCCCTTGCGCCGCTGCGGGCCGCCCTGCGCGCGGCGCCGACGATCTCGTCGGGGGCGACCATGGGGTAGGTCTTGACGGGCGCGGAGTGATGGACCGACTGGGCGCAGAAGGAGCAGTCCTCGGCGCAGAGCCCGCTCTTGGCGTTGACGATGGAGCAGAGGTTGACCTCGTCGCCCTTGAAACGACGGCGTATGCGGCACGCCGCGGCGAGCACGTCGTCGAAGAGGCGCTCCGGCATCTCGGCGAGCCGGCGGCCCTCGTCGCAGGAGAGTCCCTCGCCGCTCAGGGCCTTTTCGGTGTATTCGTCCAGTAGTCTCAGCTCTTCGGGTCGTCTCATGGCCCATAGTGATACCACGGCGGGGAGGGTTTGTCAACCCATAGACTTGAAACGGTTGACGATGGTCGGCCTCTCCGACGGACAGAGCCTCGCAGGCAGGTCTTGTGCCTGGGTCTGCGGCCCCGGAGGGGGGCCCTTGCCCCGGAAGGGAGGGGGCCGGAAGGCAGGGGGGATCGGTCCGCGCCAGGCGGTTTTTTTTACGCCTTTGCGGACCGATCCCCCCTGCCTTCCGGTGCAAAGGCGGGGTTCCCCGGAAAAGACTCTCCCCGCCTACTTCTTCCCCCGTCTTGCCGCCTCCTCGAGCCGTCTTGCCATCTCCCTGTCGAACCCCCGGTCGGTGGGCTCGTAGTAGCGCCGGCCCCTGAGGCGCTCGGGTAGGTACTCCTGTTCGGTGACGCCGCCCTCGAAGTCGTGGGGATACTTGTAGCCCCGGCCGTAGCCGAGCTCCTTCATGAGGCGGGTAGGGGCGTTGCGTATGTGCAGGGGCACGGGCAGCGGCCCGTGGCGCTTCACGTCCGCCGCGGCGGCCAGGTAGGCCCTGTACGAGGCGTTGGACTTGGGGGCCGCGGCGAGATAGGTCGCTCCCTGTGCAAGCGCTATCCATCCCTCCGGCATGCCGACGAAGTCGACGGCCTCCTTGACGCCCAGGGCCACGGCAAGGGCCCGGGGGTCGGCGTTTCCCACGTCCTCGGAGGCGAATATGACCATGCGGCGGGCGATGAAAAGAGGGTCCTCGCCGGCCTCGACCATGCGCGCAAGCCAGTAGAGGGCCGCGTCGGCGTCGCTTCCGCGCATGGACTTTATGAAGGCCGATATGACGTTGTAGTGCTCTTCGCCGCCCTTGTCGTAGAGGAGCGCCTTCTTCTGCATCGCCTCGGCCGCGGCCTCGACGGTGAGCCTGCGCGCGCCGTCGGCGTCGGGCCCGGTTATGACGAAGGCCGTCTCCAGGCAGTTGAGCGCCGCCCTCGCGTCTCCCTGCGCCGCCCCGGCGATGAAGGCGAGCACATCTTCTCCGGCCTCGACCTTTTCGCCGCCCAGGCCCCGTTCCCCGTCGGAGAGCGAGCGCCGGAGGATATCGACTATCGCCCCGGCCGCAAGGGGCTCGAGGGTGAGCACCTTGCAGCGCGAGAGCAGCGGGGCGTTGACCTCGAAGGAGGGGTTTTCGGTGGTGGCGCCTATGAGCGTTATGGTGCCGTCTTCCACGTGGTGGAGGAAGGCGTCCTGCTGGGCCTTGTTGAAGCGGTGGATCTCGTCGACGAAGAGGACCGTGCGCCGGCCCCTGGCCCGGTTGGCCATGGCGGCCCCGACGGTCTCGCGGATATCCTTGACACCCGATAGGACGGCCGAGAACTGGCGGAAGTCGGCGCCCGTGCTCTCGGCGATTATGCGCGCGAGGGTGGTCTTGCCCGTGCCGGGCGGACCCCAGAGGATGAGCGAGGGGAGCTCGCCGCCCTCGACGATGCGGCGCACGAACCTGCCCGGGCCGGTCAGGTGCTCCTGCCCCTTGATCTCGTCGAGACTGCGCGGCCGCATCCTCTCGGCGAGAGGCGGCCTCACGTCCGTCTCCCTGCGTGAGCGTCCTTCAAAGAGATCCATCCCTACATGATACTACGACCGCAGCGCCGGCGCAAGGACGCCGCCCTGCGGGGGGCGCGGCCACACAAATCCTGCGCGGCGGCGTCGATGGAGTGGTAGGCGTTCTCGGCCTCGGCCTGGGCCGTGAGCATGGCGTCGAGCACGTCGTCGAGGTTGTGTTTGAGGACCGAGAACACGGAGGGGTCGAGGGCCCTTTCCTCCACCATGGCGTCGATGCACCTCAGGGCCATGGTGTTGCTCATGGCCTGGCGGTAGGGGCGCTCCTCGGTGAGCGCCGTGAAGACGTCGGCCACGGCCAGGACCTTCGAACCGAGGGAGAGCACCTCCCCGTCGTGACCGAAGGGGTAGCCGTCGCCGTCGAGACGCTCGTGGTGGAACGACGCCCAGGCGGTTATCGTCTCCAGGGCGGGAAGGGTGTCGAGTATGCGGAAGGTGTGGTAGGGATGGGCCTTTATCAGGTTCACCTCGTACTCGGTGAGCGAGCCCTCCTTGTCGAGTATCTCGTCGGGAACGGCGAGCTTTCCGAGGTCGTGGAGTCTGCCGGCTATCTCGATCATGCGGCACTCGCGGGGTGAGAAGGACATGGCGCGGGCAAGCTGCGAAGCGCAGGCGGCCACTCCGCTCGAGTGGGTGACCGTGTAGGGGCTCCTGAAGTCGACGACATGGGAGACGAGGCGCGACAGTTCGGAGAGCCCCTCGAGATCGAGCCGCACCGGGGCGGGGCGGACGCGTCTTTCTATCACCCGGCAGACGGAATGGGATACGACGTCGAACCAGAAACTGTCCCTGCCGGCAAGCGAGAGGAAGGCCTTTACGTGGCGGGGGACGAACTTCCCGCCCGAGCCCTCCATTATGCGGGCGCATATGTCGTCGCGCTGGCTCAGTATCTCGAAGGCCGGGTTTATGAGGACGTCCACGCGGTCGGCGAGGTGGACGATGAAGCTCAGCTCCGGGACCTCGTGGCCGTCGACGTGGGCGCCCGCGCCGTCTTCCCAGTCGACGTGGTGGCGGCGTATGACGTCGGCCACCGAGGAGAAGGGTCCGAAACCGTTGAGGAGCCGGTAGCCGGGCTCCGCGTGCTCGATGTCGCCGCAGTCGAAGCTCTTTACGGCGAGGCGCTCCCTGGTGGTGAAGGCCCCGATGTCGTGGAGCGCCCCGCCGAGTATGAGCTCGTTTATCCGCCCCGGCTCCAGGCCGAGCTCTTCGCCCACGGCCGAGGCTATACAGGCCACGCGCTTGTGGTGGTTCACGAGCGCCGGGTCTATCAGGTCCTTGGCCCCGCACAGACACATCACAATGTCGAGCTCGGTCACCTGGAACTCTTTTATCATGGAGAACCGCCCGCAGCTCAGGTCTTTTCCCGGAAGGGCGCCGTAACGCCGCAAAATCCTTCCCGCCCGATAACGTGTACCGCCGGCGTGATGTTAGCACAACATGAAAGCATGCTTCAAGAAAATTTAACCCCCGACGATATGGTATTAAGTAAACTCTGATTTATTGCACTGACTGAGGGAACCTTTAACGCCCTGCGGTTCATCCCGATTTTGCAAGCAAAATCGGGATGAACCGCAGGGAATTAAAAGTCTTTGAAGGGGGCGTCCTGCCCGCGGCGGCTGCCTTTGGGGGCTGCACCGGGGGTTCGGGCCGCAAAGGCGTAAAAAAATCCCGCCTGGCGCGGGCCGAACCTCCGGTGCAGCCGAAGATCCGAATAACATACGATGGGGCAATGGGCCTGTGGCCCTTCTACAGAAAGTTTCCCCCAGGTAATTGAAGGGGGCGTCCTGCCCGCGGCGGCTGCCTTTGGGGGCTGCACCGGGGGTTCGGGCCGCAAAGGCGTAAAAAAATCCCGCCTGGCGCGGGCCGAACCCCGGTGCAGCCGAAGATCCGAATAACATACGATGGGGCAATGGGCCTGTGGCCCTTCTACAGAAAGTTTCCCCCACGGTAATCAATCAGAGCTTCCCTAACCGTGGCGAATGAAGCGGCCCGTCTCGGCGGGCCTGGTTCAAAGGGAGGATGGGGCATGGAGTGCGCAAGGATATCTTTCGTCGGAGGTTGGGCCTTCTTCATCTTCGCGCTCGCCGCCGTCCACACGGCGCGGGCCGACTACTACATGTACGTCGACGACGGCGGCGTGGTCCATATGACCAACAAGAAGGAGGGCGTGCCCGAGAAGTACCGCGACAGCGTCAGGGTGGTGAAGTCGGCGCCCCCGCGGCGCAAGGCCCCGGCGAAAGAAAAGTCCTTTCCGGCCCTCGAAGCGCTGTCGAAAGAGCCGGCGGGGGAGAGCGCCGCGCGGGTCCCGGCCGGGGCCGTTTCGCAGGGGCCGGTTCCGGCGGCCGGCGCCGTGTCG
The nucleotide sequence above comes from Deltaproteobacteria bacterium. Encoded proteins:
- the bioD gene encoding dethiobiotin synthase, with product MSGPNRIFFITATDTGVGKTFVTASMAVALRLRGVDVGVMKPVESGCSEEDGGLVPHDAVVLRRAAAVDDPLELVSPCRFSHPLAPSIASGLEGRSVDFEKIVDCCETLAARHDVLLIEGVGGFFVPLDEQNTVADLIRLLRVPAIVVAASRLGVINHLMLTLCCAEVRGVEVKAIVVNHPTAMRLDAPEDESIHHNLDEIRRITDIPVIGEVPHINEDDPYGAAAPTIGVDWMLF
- a CDS encoding sensor domain-containing diguanylate cyclase, translating into MGEAGKTRRELLEEVSRLTRRVAELEKAAEGYRLANQRLHYLVQGTSSHHSEDFLNNLTKSLASALGVRYAFIAKLAAGRKGKRCRIISLWTGRDWGEGFEYDTEGTPCGLVVDGEAVHFSSAVARAFPNDRWLSDNGIESYRAIPLKGPDGVIVGHMAVMDTRPMSAAPDAESLLNVFAARAASELIHMEDDRRIQESERRLRAIFNSIVDGVITINDDLTIETLNPSAEEMFGYDPGELPGRDIRLLIPGFYLSRGGVPYHLTYNVSRIIDKSCETTGVRKDGSTFPIELGIDRMEGGERLRFVFSVRDITARKETEEALMLFHRFVDTAGEGLVISTLDGRIKYMNPALARMIGVEKPEEATGDFFLSFYPPELRGHVEDSVVPAVLERGQWTGELELVSGSGESIPTFESFFLMRDKIGSPMYLAQVITDITERKRMESEIKKQAVTDPLTGAFNRGEFNRIMEAEVERVRRYGRRLSLIMFDIDHFKAVNDTFGHMAGDRALKTVADIARATLRRSDSLTRWGGEEFVIVAPETGLQEAVRLAERVRGRIEAGPFEEIPGLTASFGVAELEDGDTIDTFITRTDNALYDAKKKGRNRVETAGRRDP
- a CDS encoding methyltransferase domain-containing protein, with translation MRDEGVTARCAPVEAPCRRGLDARERLKRSFSRAAATYERYGGLQHETALTVARMAALHAPPSPPRVLDAGCGTGWCMEAFLRRRPDALVTACDLALPMVERARSKGGAQVACDFEALPFRDDAFHMVISSLAYQWASSLDNALAEAARVLAPGGTLVFATLASGTLRELRGCYRAAEEIVGGTGRTSFMDFAAAPEVEEALRAAGFRYAELEERPVVRRYAGLIDLLRTLKQIGALAPAAAGPAGLGARRLIEETARLYKESFGDGPLPATYNVLYARARLA
- a CDS encoding alpha/beta fold hydrolase, with product MRPAFLFLHGWACDSRVWDDAARELARGPALNLDLPGHGRAATPWSAPGLEPAVRELLGSTGAGGPFVAVGWSLGAKVLIEAAAREPARFAALVLVGASPCFTRRRDFPWGQSAALVRRMIRDVERDPAAALERFYPLCFTGEELASDGARRFLSLYTGRKDRRDGASMLAALRALDTADLRRRLAAVEAPTLVVHGACDGVCPVGAGRFLAERLRRAELAEIEGAGHAPFLTRPKEFMEIMNKFLQHLDMTGLRQ
- the bioF gene encoding 8-amino-7-oxononanoate synthase — encoded protein: MDFDALLEELDRNGLARTPPVIAGAQGRSVEIAGRRVLLFCSNDYLGLASHRALKEAAAGALERYGAGAGASRLVSGTMELHARLEERIAAFKGAEAAMLFNSGYHANLGLLQALAGRDDEVFCDRLDHASIFDGVVLSRARLRRYPHRDMEALEAALRRSKARRRLIVTDGVFSMDGTIAPLDEIVALAERYDALVIVDDAHATGVIGPGGRGTAELFSVESPRLVEMGTLGKALGSFGAYAAGPRPLVEYLRNRARSYIYTTALPPAQCAASMAAIDLVEKDDGPRKRLAANTALLRGLLAAAGLAPPGDGTPIVPVVTGSNESAVAASRALLEEGFFVQAIRPPTVPQGLARLRITLSALHEASDIERLAAALTGVVERLPS
- the bioB gene encoding biotin synthase BioB encodes the protein MRRPEELRLLDEYTEKALSGEGLSCDEGRRLAEMPERLFDDVLAAACRIRRRFKGDEVNLCSIVNAKSGLCAEDCSFCAQSVHHSAPVKTYPMVAPDEIVGAARRAARSGAREFSIVASGTAVEKERDVAVLKDAVARIRESTGLESCASLGTVSAGTLRVLKEAGLHSYHHNLETARSFFPEVCTTHAYDDDVETVRAAKELGLYVCSGGVFGLGESRAQRVELAVTLRDLDVDSVPVNFLNPRPGTPLEGARNLTPRECLRIIALYRFMLPAKDIIVCGGRQVNLRSLQPLIFTAGANGMMIGDYLTTAGSPPEEDLQMVRDMGLRPRN
- a CDS encoding replication-associated recombination protein A, whose protein sequence is MDLFEGRSRRETDVRPPLAERMRPRSLDEIKGQEHLTGPGRFVRRIVEGGELPSLILWGPPGTGKTTLARIIAESTGADFRQFSAVLSGVKDIRETVGAAMANRARGRRTVLFVDEIHRFNKAQQDAFLHHVEDGTITLIGATTENPSFEVNAPLLSRCKVLTLEPLAAGAIVDILRRSLSDGERGLGGEKVEAGEDVLAFIAGAAQGDARAALNCLETAFVITGPDADGARRLTVEAAAEAMQKKALLYDKGGEEHYNVISAFIKSMRGSDADAALYWLARMVEAGEDPLFIARRMVIFASEDVGNADPRALAVALGVKEAVDFVGMPEGWIALAQGATYLAAAPKSNASYRAYLAAAADVKRHGPLPVPLHIRNAPTRLMKELGYGRGYKYPHDFEGGVTEQEYLPERLRGRRYYEPTDRGFDREMARRLEEAARRGKK
- a CDS encoding HD domain-containing protein — translated: MIKEFQVTELDIVMCLCGAKDLIDPALVNHHKRVACIASAVGEELGLEPGRINELILGGALHDIGAFTTRERLAVKSFDCGDIEHAEPGYRLLNGFGPFSSVADVIRRHHVDWEDGAGAHVDGHEVPELSFIVHLADRVDVLINPAFEILSQRDDICARIMEGSGGKFVPRHVKAFLSLAGRDSFWFDVVSHSVCRVIERRVRPAPVRLDLEGLSELSRLVSHVVDFRSPYTVTHSSGVAACASQLARAMSFSPRECRMIEIAGRLHDLGKLAVPDEILDKEGSLTEYEVNLIKAHPYHTFRILDTLPALETITAWASFHHERLDGDGYPFGHDGEVLSLGSKVLAVADVFTALTEERPYRQAMSNTMALRCIDAMVEERALDPSVFSVLKHNLDDVLDAMLTAQAEAENAYHSIDAAAQDLCGRAPRRAASLRRRCGRSIM
- a CDS encoding DUF4124 domain-containing protein, which codes for MECARISFVGGWAFFIFALAAVHTARADYYMYVDDGGVVHMTNKKEGVPEKYRDSVRVVKSAPPRRKAPAKEKSFPALEALSKEPAGESAARVPAGAVSQGPVPAAGAVSMPPWWENRYARTAAATVLFVAAVFMVRALLSRYVEDRRIARLVTIFMVSVLMIYLFREFALESRRRLDRAKEYATAVKEGIEKKERERLKEMERMLALPVD